Proteins from one Pantoea cypripedii genomic window:
- a CDS encoding nitrogenase-stabilizing/protective protein NifW, with protein MQWFYQIPGVEALDTAESFFEFFAVDYDAARLKPCCLPVLRDFHQRLRDNVPLQNHLEAEPRGPWLLARRLLTESYQHHLHGSQT; from the coding sequence ATGCAATGGTTTTATCAAATCCCGGGGGTCGAGGCACTCGATACGGCGGAATCCTTTTTCGAGTTCTTTGCCGTTGATTACGATGCCGCACGCCTGAAACCCTGCTGTCTGCCGGTGTTACGCGATTTTCACCAGCGACTGCGCGACAACGTCCCTCTGCAAAACCATCTGGAAGCGGAACCGCGTGGGCCATGGCTGCTGGCGCGCCGCTTGCTGACGGAAAGCTATCAGCATCACCTGCACGGGAGCCAGACATGA
- the nifV gene encoding homocitrate synthase produces the protein MSRVLINDTTLRDGEQSPGVAFRASEKIAIAQALFDAGVTALEVGTPAMGEEERTRIQLVRRHLPEATLMTWCRMNREEIRQSADLGMDWVDISLPTSEKLRQYKLREPLPVLLARLAELIRFASDLGMQVCVGCEDASRSSDDDLQRVAQAAQEAGAQRLRFADTLGVLDPFTTAARITTLRSFWPGEIEMHAHDDLGLATANTLAAVQAGATSVNTTVLGLGERAGNAALETVALGLSRCLEMDCGVNFRMLPALCQSVAVAAQRIIDVQHPLVGDQVFTHESGVHVAALLRDRESYQAIDPELVGREYRLVLGKHSGRQAVDGVFSKMGYRLDTLQIDLILPAIRRFAESWKRIPQDYELIAIYDQLCGETAQTLRG, from the coding sequence ATGTCCAGGGTGTTGATTAACGATACTACGCTGCGGGACGGGGAACAGAGCCCGGGCGTCGCGTTTCGTGCCAGTGAAAAAATCGCTATTGCTCAGGCGCTGTTTGACGCAGGCGTCACTGCGCTGGAAGTCGGCACGCCGGCCATGGGAGAAGAAGAACGCACCCGCATTCAGCTGGTGCGCCGCCATTTGCCCGAGGCCACGTTAATGACCTGGTGCCGGATGAACCGCGAGGAAATCCGCCAGAGTGCCGATCTCGGGATGGACTGGGTCGATATCTCCCTGCCAACGTCCGAGAAGCTACGCCAGTACAAATTGCGCGAGCCTCTGCCGGTGCTGCTGGCCAGGCTGGCTGAGTTAATCAGATTTGCCAGCGACCTCGGCATGCAGGTCTGTGTCGGCTGCGAAGATGCGTCGCGATCCAGCGATGACGATTTGCAGCGGGTGGCGCAGGCCGCGCAGGAAGCCGGTGCACAACGGTTACGCTTTGCCGATACCCTCGGCGTGCTCGATCCCTTCACCACCGCCGCCCGTATCACCACCCTGCGCAGCTTCTGGCCCGGTGAGATCGAAATGCATGCCCACGACGATCTGGGGCTGGCAACCGCCAACACGCTGGCGGCTGTGCAGGCCGGTGCCACCAGCGTCAACACCACGGTGCTGGGACTGGGCGAGCGTGCAGGCAATGCGGCGCTGGAGACGGTAGCGCTGGGCCTCAGTCGTTGTCTGGAGATGGACTGCGGCGTCAATTTCCGCATGCTTCCGGCGCTGTGTCAGTCGGTGGCGGTTGCTGCGCAGCGCATCATTGATGTCCAGCACCCGCTGGTGGGTGACCAGGTTTTTACCCATGAATCCGGCGTCCATGTCGCCGCACTGCTGCGCGACCGCGAGAGTTATCAGGCCATCGATCCCGAGCTGGTGGGACGCGAGTATCGCCTGGTGCTGGGTAAACATTCCGGACGTCAGGCGGTGGATGGGGTGTTCAGCAAAATGGGATACCGGTTAGATACGTTGCAAATTGACCTGATCCTGCCTGCCATACGCCGTTTCGCCGAAAGCTGGAAACGCATCCCGCAGGATTACGAACTGATCGCCATTTACGACCAGCTTTGTGGAGAAACTGCTCAGACACTAAGGGGTTAA
- the nifS gene encoding cysteine desulfurase NifS, producing the protein MKQVYLDNNATTRIDPMVLEAMMPFLTEHYGNPSSIHDFGTPSRAALERAHQQVAALLGAEHASEIIFTSCATEATSTALHSAIEAQPDRREIITTAVEHPATLEVCEHLERQGYVIHRLAVDSDGALDMAQYRQALSDRVALVSVMWANNETGVMFPVEEMAGLAHEYGALFHCDAVQVTGKIPLSIGQTRIDMLSCSAHKLHGPKGVGCLYLRRGTRFRPLLRGGHQERGRRAGTENIAGIVGMGMACELAQVHLPGMSSIAQLRDQLQEGVLAQIPSVKVMGGNQPRVPGTVNIAFEFIEGEAILLLLNQAGIAASSGSACTSGSLEPSHVMRAMDIPYTAAHGSIRFSLSRYTREKEIEYVIQTLPSIIARLRLLSPYWQDGKPVQQQASFMPIYG; encoded by the coding sequence ATGAAACAGGTTTATCTGGATAACAATGCCACCACCCGTATTGACCCGATGGTACTTGAGGCGATGATGCCCTTCCTCACTGAGCATTACGGTAATCCATCCTCAATCCATGATTTTGGCACACCGTCGCGCGCCGCGTTAGAGCGCGCGCATCAGCAGGTGGCGGCCCTGCTGGGTGCGGAGCACGCCAGTGAAATTATTTTCACCTCCTGCGCCACCGAGGCCACCTCCACCGCGTTGCATAGCGCTATCGAAGCGCAGCCGGACAGACGGGAGATTATCACCACCGCCGTGGAACACCCCGCCACTCTTGAAGTGTGTGAGCATCTGGAGCGCCAGGGATACGTTATCCACCGGCTGGCCGTCGACAGTGATGGCGCGCTGGATATGGCGCAGTATCGCCAGGCGCTGAGTGACCGGGTGGCGCTGGTGAGTGTGATGTGGGCCAACAACGAAACCGGCGTGATGTTTCCGGTGGAGGAAATGGCCGGGCTGGCTCATGAATACGGCGCGCTGTTTCATTGCGATGCGGTTCAGGTCACGGGAAAAATCCCGCTATCCATCGGGCAGACCCGCATCGATATGCTCTCCTGTTCCGCCCATAAGCTGCATGGCCCGAAAGGTGTCGGTTGTCTTTATCTGCGGCGCGGCACGCGTTTTCGTCCGTTGCTGCGTGGCGGGCATCAGGAACGCGGTCGGCGGGCGGGCACGGAAAATATCGCCGGTATCGTCGGGATGGGGATGGCCTGCGAACTGGCGCAGGTGCATTTACCCGGTATGAGCAGCATTGCCCAGCTACGCGATCAGTTGCAGGAAGGCGTGCTGGCACAGATTCCCTCGGTGAAGGTGATGGGGGGCAATCAGCCTCGCGTTCCCGGCACCGTCAATATCGCGTTTGAGTTTATCGAAGGGGAAGCCATTTTGTTGCTGCTGAATCAGGCCGGGATTGCCGCCTCCAGTGGCAGCGCCTGCACATCGGGATCGCTGGAGCCATCTCATGTGATGCGGGCGATGGACATCCCCTACACGGCAGCGCACGGCAGCATCCGCTTCTCTCTGTCGCGCTATACGCGGGAAAAGGAGATCGAGTACGTCATCCAGACGCTGCCGTCGATTATTGCCCGCCTGCGCTTGCTGTCACCTTACTGGCAGGATGGTAAGCCGGTTCAGCAACAGGCTTCATTTATGCCGATCTACGGCTAA
- the nifU gene encoding Fe-S cluster assembly protein NifU has translation MWNYSEKVKDHFFNPRNARVVDDANAVGDVGSLSCGDALRLMLRVDPENETILEAGFQTFGCGSAIASSSALTELIIGRTLSEAEQVTNQQIADYLDGLPPQKMHCSVMGQEALHAAIANYRGLSLDDDHEEGALICKCFGVDEGHIRRAVLTNGLTTLEDVINYTKAGGGCTSCHEKIELALAHILANAPQVAAPASSAKDPHWQEVMETITELRPYIQADGGDMSLVDVANHTVTVSLAGSCSGCMMTDMTLAWLQQKLMERTGCYMEVVAA, from the coding sequence ATGTGGAATTATTCCGAGAAGGTGAAAGACCATTTTTTTAATCCCCGTAACGCCCGTGTGGTGGATGACGCTAACGCGGTGGGTGACGTGGGTTCGCTGAGCTGCGGCGATGCCTTGCGGCTGATGCTGCGGGTTGATCCGGAAAATGAAACCATCCTTGAGGCCGGATTTCAGACCTTCGGCTGTGGCAGCGCCATCGCCTCGTCTTCCGCCCTGACCGAGCTGATTATCGGACGCACGCTATCCGAAGCGGAACAGGTCACCAATCAGCAAATCGCCGATTATCTCGACGGCCTGCCCCCGCAGAAGATGCATTGTTCGGTGATGGGCCAGGAAGCACTGCATGCGGCCATCGCGAACTATCGCGGCCTGAGCCTCGACGATGACCACGAGGAAGGCGCGCTGATCTGTAAATGTTTCGGCGTGGATGAGGGACACATCCGCCGCGCGGTGCTCACCAACGGCCTGACCACGCTGGAAGACGTGATCAACTACACCAAAGCGGGCGGCGGCTGTACCTCCTGCCATGAAAAGATTGAGCTGGCCCTGGCCCACATTCTCGCTAACGCCCCACAGGTCGCCGCCCCGGCGAGCAGCGCAAAAGATCCCCACTGGCAGGAGGTGATGGAAACCATCACCGAACTGCGTCCCTACATTCAGGCCGACGGTGGCGATATGTCGCTGGTTGATGTCGCCAATCACACCGTCACCGTCAGCCTGGCGGGCAGTTGCAGTGGTTGCATGATGACCGATATGACGCTGGCCTGGTTGCAGCAAAAACTGATGGAACGTACCGGTTGTTATATGGAAGTGGTGGCGGCTTAA
- a CDS encoding NifB/NifX family molybdenum-iron cluster-binding protein: protein MHHVNRQFSTICVEEWSMKVAFASSDCRHVDQHFGATPRLVVYGVKQDDAMLLRVADFSVFAGHQEEKITCRINALEDCVTLYCVAIGEKVFSQLLKIGVRAVRVPANTPVSALLQEIQHYWYDKEQRKQQRQRNPDRFAQLLAEQEWQDKDER from the coding sequence ATGCATCATGTTAACCGGCAGTTCAGCACCATCTGCGTGGAGGAGTGGTCAATGAAAGTGGCGTTTGCCAGCTCGGATTGCCGCCACGTTGATCAGCACTTTGGTGCCACTCCGCGGCTGGTGGTGTACGGAGTGAAACAGGATGACGCCATGCTGCTGCGGGTGGCTGATTTTTCGGTGTTTGCCGGGCATCAGGAGGAGAAAATAACCTGTCGCATCAACGCGCTGGAGGACTGCGTCACCCTGTATTGCGTGGCGATTGGTGAGAAGGTGTTCAGCCAGTTATTAAAGATTGGCGTGCGTGCGGTGCGGGTACCTGCCAATACCCCGGTCAGCGCGCTGTTGCAGGAAATCCAACATTACTGGTATGACAAAGAACAACGCAAACAGCAGCGCCAGCGCAATCCGGATCGCTTCGCTCAGCTACTGGCAGAACAGGAATGGCAGGATAAAGACGAACGCTAG
- the nifN gene encoding nitrogenase iron-molybdenum cofactor biosynthesis protein NifN produces the protein MAEIIRPKKPLAVSPVKSGQPLGAILASMGFEHCIPLVHGAQGCSAFAKVFFIQHFHDPIPLQSTAMDPMSTIMGADDNIITALNTLCQRNNPKAIVLLSTGLSEAQGSDITRVVRQFREASPRYKNVALLTVNTPDFYGSLENGFSAVLESMIEQWMPEKPLPAGRNRRVNLLLSHLITPGDVELLRSYVEAFGLQPVIVPDLSLSLDGHLASGDFSPVTQGGTPLAHIEQMGQSLCTFAIGVSLGHAATLLAQRSRGEVIPLPHLMTLATCDQFINQLKVISGRNVPGWIERQRGQLQDAMIDCHMWLQGVAVAMAAEGDLLAAWCDFAASQGMVPGPLIAPVSQRGLSHLPVGKVVIGDLEDMQDLLHNSPAALLVANSHAANLAQQMDIPLIRAGFPIYDRLGEFRRVRQGYMGMRDTLFELANVMSQHHHTLPAWHSPLRQQFSPGDQHASC, from the coding sequence ATGGCTGAAATCATTCGCCCCAAAAAACCGCTGGCTGTCAGCCCGGTGAAGAGTGGGCAACCGCTGGGGGCCATCCTTGCCAGCATGGGTTTTGAACACTGCATCCCGCTGGTTCATGGTGCGCAGGGCTGTAGCGCCTTCGCTAAGGTGTTTTTTATCCAGCATTTTCACGATCCGATCCCCCTGCAATCCACCGCGATGGATCCGATGTCCACCATCATGGGGGCCGACGACAATATCATTACCGCGCTGAACACCCTGTGTCAGCGCAATAACCCGAAAGCTATCGTGTTGCTGAGTACCGGGTTGTCTGAGGCCCAGGGCAGCGATATTACGCGCGTGGTGCGTCAGTTTCGCGAGGCGTCACCCCGTTATAAAAATGTGGCGTTGCTAACCGTGAACACCCCTGACTTTTATGGCTCGCTGGAGAATGGCTTCAGTGCGGTGCTGGAAAGCATGATTGAACAATGGATGCCGGAGAAGCCGTTGCCCGCCGGGCGTAACCGGCGCGTCAATCTGTTGCTCAGCCACCTGATCACCCCTGGCGATGTCGAGTTGCTGCGCAGCTATGTGGAGGCATTCGGTCTGCAACCGGTGATAGTGCCGGATCTGTCGTTATCGCTCGATGGGCATCTGGCAAGCGGTGATTTCTCACCGGTCACCCAGGGCGGCACGCCGCTGGCCCACATTGAACAGATGGGCCAGAGTTTATGTACTTTTGCGATCGGCGTGTCGCTGGGGCATGCCGCCACCCTGCTGGCCCAGCGCAGCCGGGGTGAGGTGATCCCGTTGCCGCACCTGATGACCCTGGCAACCTGCGACCAGTTTATTAATCAGCTGAAAGTGATCTCCGGCCGCAACGTGCCTGGCTGGATTGAACGCCAACGCGGCCAACTACAGGATGCGATGATCGATTGTCATATGTGGTTGCAGGGGGTAGCGGTAGCGATGGCGGCGGAAGGGGATTTGCTGGCCGCCTGGTGTGATTTTGCCGCCAGCCAGGGCATGGTGCCTGGCCCGCTTATCGCTCCGGTGAGCCAGCGTGGACTGAGCCATTTGCCGGTCGGCAAAGTGGTCATCGGCGATCTGGAAGATATGCAGGATCTGCTACACAACAGCCCGGCGGCGCTGCTGGTGGCCAATTCCCACGCGGCGAATCTGGCACAGCAGATGGATATCCCCCTGATTCGCGCCGGTTTCCCGATTTATGATCGCCTGGGCGAATTCCGCCGCGTGCGTCAGGGTTATATGGGTATGCGCGATACGTTGTTTGAGCTGGCGAATGTGATGAGTCAGCACCATCACACGCTTCCGGCCTGGCACTCCCCGTTGCGCCAGCAATTCAGCCCGGGAGATCAGCATGCATCATGTTAA
- the nifE gene encoding nitrogenase iron-molybdenum cofactor biosynthesis protein NifE, whose protein sequence is MKGNEILALLDEPACEHNHKQKSGCSAPKPGATAGGCAFDGAQITLLPIADVAHLVHGPIGCTGSSWDNRGSFSSGAVINRLGLTTDLSEQDVIMGNGERRLFHAVRHIVNRYHPAAVFIYNTCVPAMEGDDIEAVCRAAATATGVPVIAIDVAGFYGSKNLGNRLAGEMMVKQVIGGREPAPWPADTPFPPEHRHDIGLIGEYNIAGEFWHIQPLLDELGIRVLGTLSGDGRFAEIQTLHRAEVNMLVCSRALINVARALEQRYGTPWFEGSFYGVRATSDSLRQLAALTGDRDLMQRTEALIAREERVADEALAPYRERLRGRKALLYTGGVKSWSVVSALQDLGMTVVATGTRKSTEEDKQRIRELMGDDALMLDEGNARTLLDVVYRYQADMMIAGGRNMYTAYKARLPFLDINQEREHAYAGYHGIVTLAQQLCQTLESPIWSQTHARAPWH, encoded by the coding sequence ATGAAGGGGAATGAAATCCTGGCCCTGCTGGATGAGCCTGCCTGCGAGCATAACCATAAACAAAAATCCGGCTGTAGTGCGCCCAAACCCGGTGCGACTGCCGGTGGCTGCGCTTTTGATGGGGCGCAAATCACCCTGCTGCCAATTGCCGATGTGGCGCATCTGGTACACGGTCCGATTGGTTGCACGGGCAGCTCCTGGGATAACCGGGGCAGTTTCAGCTCGGGGGCGGTGATTAACCGGCTGGGGTTGACCACCGACTTAAGTGAACAGGATGTGATTATGGGCAACGGCGAGCGCCGCTTGTTTCATGCGGTTCGCCATATCGTCAATCGTTACCATCCCGCCGCCGTGTTCATCTACAACACCTGTGTTCCGGCAATGGAGGGCGATGATATTGAAGCGGTCTGCCGCGCCGCAGCCACCGCCACCGGCGTACCGGTCATCGCCATCGATGTCGCCGGATTTTATGGCAGCAAGAACCTCGGCAACCGCCTGGCGGGAGAAATGATGGTGAAACAGGTGATTGGCGGACGTGAGCCTGCGCCCTGGCCAGCGGACACCCCCTTTCCACCCGAACACCGCCACGATATCGGCCTGATTGGTGAATACAATATCGCCGGGGAATTCTGGCATATCCAGCCCCTGCTGGATGAGCTGGGCATCCGCGTGCTGGGCACCCTGTCCGGCGACGGGCGCTTTGCCGAGATCCAGACCTTGCACCGTGCCGAGGTCAATATGCTGGTGTGCTCCCGCGCGCTGATCAACGTGGCGCGCGCCCTCGAACAGCGCTACGGCACACCGTGGTTTGAAGGCAGTTTCTATGGCGTGCGCGCCACCTCAGACTCCCTGCGCCAGCTGGCCGCGCTGACCGGCGATCGCGACCTGATGCAGCGCACCGAAGCCCTGATTGCGCGCGAAGAACGGGTGGCTGACGAGGCACTCGCCCCCTACAGGGAACGGCTGCGCGGACGCAAGGCCCTGTTGTATACCGGCGGGGTGAAATCCTGGTCGGTGGTGTCGGCCTTGCAGGATCTTGGCATGACGGTGGTCGCCACCGGCACGCGCAAATCCACCGAGGAAGACAAACAACGTATCCGGGAACTGATGGGCGATGATGCCCTGATGCTGGATGAAGGCAACGCCCGCACCCTGCTTGATGTGGTCTATCGCTACCAGGCCGACATGATGATCGCCGGTGGGCGCAATATGTATACCGCTTACAAGGCCCGTCTGCCGTTTCTCGATATCAATCAGGAGCGTGAGCATGCTTACGCGGGTTACCACGGGATTGTCACGCTGGCACAGCAGTTATGTCAGACGCTGGAAAGCCCGATATGGTCACAAACCCACGCCCGCGCCCCCTGGCACTAA
- a CDS encoding NifB/NifX family molybdenum-iron cluster-binding protein, giving the protein MSDHDVLFWRMLALFQSLPELQPAQIMTWLTRDQDEALTPARLSAFTQSQLKAFFPGDEVLMSPGRWSRVKACLRGELPHHLRVATFPQRQPQLLAAFASQDGLMINGHFGQGRLFFIYAFDDDGYWLHSLRRYPSAPQQDEPNEVRAQLLRDCQLLFCEAIGGPAAARLIRHNIHPIKVPAGLTITSQCDNIKKLFAGQLPPWLAKRLDRANPLESRVF; this is encoded by the coding sequence ATGTCTGACCACGATGTTCTTTTCTGGCGCATGCTGGCGTTGTTTCAGAGCCTGCCGGAACTCCAGCCCGCGCAAATCATGACCTGGCTGACTCGCGACCAGGATGAGGCGTTGACCCCAGCTCGGCTCTCGGCCTTCACGCAAAGCCAGCTGAAAGCCTTCTTTCCAGGTGATGAGGTGCTGATGTCGCCGGGGCGCTGGTCACGGGTCAAAGCCTGTCTGCGCGGGGAGTTGCCCCACCATCTGCGGGTGGCAACCTTTCCCCAGCGTCAGCCGCAGTTGCTGGCGGCTTTTGCTTCGCAGGATGGGTTGATGATCAATGGTCACTTTGGTCAGGGGCGGTTGTTCTTTATTTATGCCTTTGATGATGACGGGTACTGGCTGCACAGCTTACGGCGTTATCCTTCTGCGCCGCAGCAGGATGAACCGAACGAGGTGCGGGCGCAGTTGCTGCGCGACTGTCAGCTGTTATTTTGCGAAGCGATTGGTGGCCCTGCCGCCGCCCGGCTGATTCGCCACAATATCCATCCCATCAAGGTACCGGCAGGACTGACCATCACCTCCCAGTGTGACAACATCAAAAAGCTGTTTGCCGGGCAGTTGCCACCGTGGCTGGCAAAACGCCTCGACCGCGCTAATCCGCTGGAATCACGCGTTTTCTGA
- the nifT gene encoding putative nitrogen fixation protein NifT produces the protein MPMVTFRRRGADLYCYIAKQDLEAKVIEVEHDTPERWGGAVSLEGGRCYYVSEQPGRPDFPVSLRASRDAQN, from the coding sequence ATGCCGATGGTTACCTTTCGTCGACGTGGGGCGGATTTGTATTGCTATATCGCCAAACAGGATCTGGAAGCCAAAGTGATCGAGGTCGAACACGACACCCCCGAACGCTGGGGTGGAGCCGTGTCTCTGGAAGGCGGGCGCTGCTATTACGTCAGCGAGCAACCGGGACGTCCGGACTTTCCGGTCAGCCTGCGCGCCAGTCGCGATGCACAGAATTAA
- the nifK gene encoding nitrogenase molybdenum-iron protein subunit beta, translating into MSQTVDKIHNCHPLFEQDEYQTLFTSKRSQEEAWDPARVQEVFQWTTTAEYEALNFKREALTIDPAKACQPLGAVLCSLGFANTLPYVHGSQGCVAYFRTYFNRHFKEPVACVSDSMTEDAAVFGGNNNMNTGLQNASTLYQPEIIAVSTTCMAEVIGDDLQAFIANAKKDGFVDASLPVPFAHTPSFIGSHVTGWDNMFEGFAKTFTADREAQPGRLPRLNLVTGFETYLGNFRVLKRMLAQMEVPASLLSDPSDVLDTPADGHYRMYAGGTTQQEMRDAPDAIDTLLLQPWQLVKSKKVVQEMWHQPATEVPIPLGLAGTDELLMTISQLTGKAIPDVLALERGRLVDMMLDSHSWLHGKKFGLYGDPDFVMGLTRFLLELGCEPTVILSHNGNKRWQKAMKKMLEASPYGKESEVFINCDLWHFRSLMFTRQPDFMIGNSYAKFIQRDTLAKGEQFEVPLIRLGFPLFDRHHLHRQTTWGYEGAMSMLTTLVNAVLEKIDSDTSKSGKTDYGFDLIR; encoded by the coding sequence ATGAGCCAGACTGTTGATAAGATTCACAATTGTCATCCATTGTTTGAACAGGATGAGTACCAGACGCTGTTCACCAGCAAACGATCGCAGGAAGAAGCCTGGGACCCGGCGCGCGTGCAGGAAGTCTTCCAGTGGACCACCACCGCCGAATATGAAGCGCTGAATTTTAAACGCGAAGCGCTGACCATTGACCCGGCCAAAGCCTGCCAGCCGCTGGGGGCGGTGCTCTGCTCGCTGGGCTTCGCCAACACCCTGCCCTATGTACACGGTTCGCAGGGGTGCGTGGCCTATTTCCGCACCTACTTTAACCGTCATTTCAAAGAGCCGGTGGCCTGCGTCTCTGACTCGATGACCGAGGACGCGGCGGTATTTGGCGGCAATAACAATATGAATACCGGGCTGCAAAACGCCAGCACCCTGTACCAACCGGAGATCATCGCAGTTTCCACCACCTGCATGGCTGAAGTCATCGGCGATGATTTACAGGCGTTTATCGCCAACGCCAAAAAAGACGGTTTTGTTGATGCCAGCCTGCCGGTGCCGTTTGCCCATACGCCAAGTTTTATCGGCAGCCATGTCACCGGCTGGGACAATATGTTTGAAGGCTTTGCCAAAACCTTCACCGCGGATCGCGAAGCCCAGCCGGGCAGGCTCCCGCGCCTGAATCTGGTCACCGGATTTGAAACCTATCTGGGGAATTTCCGCGTGCTGAAACGCATGCTGGCGCAAATGGAGGTGCCTGCCAGCCTGCTTTCCGACCCTTCGGACGTGCTGGATACTCCGGCTGATGGCCATTACCGCATGTACGCTGGTGGCACCACGCAGCAGGAAATGCGCGATGCACCTGATGCCATCGACACCCTGCTGCTTCAGCCGTGGCAGCTGGTGAAAAGCAAAAAAGTGGTGCAGGAGATGTGGCACCAGCCCGCCACCGAGGTGCCGATCCCGCTGGGGCTGGCAGGCACCGACGAATTACTGATGACCATCAGCCAGCTGACCGGCAAAGCCATCCCCGATGTGCTGGCGCTGGAGCGTGGTCGTCTGGTGGATATGATGCTGGATTCCCACTCCTGGCTACACGGGAAAAAATTCGGCCTGTATGGCGACCCGGATTTTGTCATGGGACTGACGCGCTTCCTGCTGGAACTGGGTTGCGAACCCACCGTTATCCTGAGCCATAACGGCAATAAACGCTGGCAGAAGGCCATGAAGAAGATGCTGGAGGCGTCACCTTATGGCAAGGAGAGCGAAGTCTTTATCAACTGTGACCTGTGGCATTTCCGATCCCTGATGTTCACCCGCCAGCCGGACTTTATGATCGGTAACTCCTACGCCAAATTCATCCAGCGCGACACCCTGGCAAAAGGTGAACAGTTTGAAGTGCCGCTGATCCGCCTTGGCTTCCCACTGTTTGATCGCCATCACCTGCATCGCCAGACCACCTGGGGTTACGAAGGGGCGATGAGCATGCTCACCACCCTGGTGAATGCGGTGCTGGAAAAAATCGACAGCGACACCAGCAAATCCGGCAAAACCGATTACGGCTTTGACCTTATCCGTTAA